In the genome of Triticum urartu cultivar G1812 chromosome 5, Tu2.1, whole genome shotgun sequence, one region contains:
- the LOC125510189 gene encoding homeobox-leucine zipper protein HOX6-like: protein MEQGEEDGDWMVEPAAGKKGGAMIDRKKRFSEEQIKSLESMFATQTKLEPRQKLQLARELGLQPRQVAIWFQNKRARWKSKQLERQYAALRDDYDALLSSYDQLKKDKQALLNQLEKLAEMLREPGGAKCGDNAGAAARDDVRLAVAGMSMKDEFVDAGGASKLYSASEGCGGSGKLSLFGEEDDDAGLFLRPSLQLPTAHDGGFTASGPAEYQQQSPSSFPFHSSWPSSAAEQTCSSSQWWEFESPSE, encoded by the exons ATGGAGCAgggggaggaggacggggactGGATGGTGgagccggcggcggggaagaagggCGGGGCGATGATCGACCGGAAGAAGCGCTTCAGCGAGGAGCAGATCAAGTCGCTCGAGTCCATGTTCGCCACGCAGACCAAGCTGGAGCCCCGGCAGAAGCTGCAGCTGGCCCGGGAGCTCGGCCTGCAGCCGCGCCAGGTCGCCATCTGGTTCCAGAACAAGCGCGCGCGCTGGAAGTCCAAGCAGCTCGAGCGCCAGTACGCCGCGCTCCGCGACGACTACGACGCGCTCCTCTCCAGCTACGACCAGCTCAAGAAGGACAAGCAAGCGCTCCTCAACCAG CTGGAGAAGCTGGCGGAGATGCTGCGGGAGCCGGGCGGGGCCAAGTGCGGAGATAATGCCGGCGCGGCCGCCAGGGACGACGTGCGCCTGGCCGTGGCCGGCATGAGCATGAAGGACGAGTTCGTGGACGCCGGCGGGGCCAGCAAGCTCTACTCGGCGTCCGagggctgcggcggcagcggcaaGCTCTCGCTCTTcggcgaggaggacgacgacgcGGGCCTCTTCCTCCGGCCCTCGCTGCAGCTGCCAACCGCGCACGACGGCGGCTTCACGGCGTCGGGGCCGGCCGAGTACCAGCAGCAGTCGCCGTCGTCGTTCCCGTTCCACTCGAGCTGGCCGTCGTCCGCGGCGGAGCAGACCTGCAGCAGCTCCCAATGGTGGGAGTTCGAGTCCCCGAGCGAGTAG